Genomic segment of Leishmania panamensis strain MHOM/PA/94/PSC-1 chromosome 20 sequence:
GTGAGGCGCCGGGATGCATATATTGAAACAAATaaaaagcacacgcacgctgaTGAGGACAACAGAAGAATGAACTAGCaccagagggggggggtaccATGCCACGAGGGAGTATTACGCGAGGGATGCCATCCGCACAACACCACCCTGAAAGCGTTCCGAAGCAAAAAGTCGCACATAAGCTCACAGGCGAGAAGACCGCACGAACGTTCCAGCGGAGCGAAGGTGCCACTACAGGCACTGGCAACTGCAGGGCATGAGGATAGAGGATAGTAACAGACGAGGTAGTGCAGCCACATAAGAAAGGGGGCAGAGATGATGCACCGCCTAAGAACTGGGAGTCAGGCGCAGAAAAAGAGTACGCCTTACTGTTCTCTAGCACAACCTCCGTGTCTCCTCCTTTGATcgatgcccccctcctcccccagatgactgggtgcgtgtgcactcGCTCGGCAGTGTCGGCGGCCCTCCTCCCGCCCCTCGCAGCCACCTCTATGCGCTGCGACAGCTTCTCTTGGGGAGCCGGCACGCGTGCTGGCGCGTCTCGGCACCGTCTTCGCGCCCCTACagccctctctcgctcgtctcgcatgctcttcttccctccgtGCACGCGTGGCATGATGACACTTTTGTACACCGACCTTTCTCTATCCTTGCTACCGACCCCCTACCTCGCCACACGCCCACCCATACACAGTCGTGCACGCGCTTACTGGCCGtctcccacctccctccctctctcctacGCTCTGAGGCTGTATTCTTTCATTTCGTTTCTATTCATTGCGGCACGCCCGTGCTCCTGTGTGTTCTTTCCTGTCCGGCCCCTGCCCTGTCTTCCGTTGTGCAGTACACAGCGCCCGCGCAcgcgccctccccccttatCAGCACGTGTGCCGCCCGTGTGTACTCGAAAATGTGCAACATTCCTTGCCGCGCAGGCATCGTCATGTACTGCGTTCTGCAGCTGAttgccttcctcttcctcctcgttggcACCCCGACTGGCCAGTTCCGTGTGCCGAACAAGGTAGCGTTCAGCGGCGGCTCGTGCCTGACGGTGTGGGGCTTGAAGAACAAGTGCACCTCTACCAAGTGGGATGTCCGAACAAGCAACTTATGGGCGGGCTGCCCTGAGCGTCTGAAGCGCTTCCACGCGGCTGAGGCTCTGAGCGTGGCTtccgtcgtcgtcagcgctCTGGCATTCCTCTTCGGCGTCGTcatgctgtgctgctgccgctgtctgCGCGGTCTGTGTCTGGTCCTGAACATTCTCGCCACcggctgtggctgcgccgtcaccgcGCTCATGGTTGACGCCTTCTACAACAACCATGAGAACGGCCCTGCACAGTACAACACCTCCTGCTACGCGCTCCGCAAGAACGGCTCCGTCACTCAGCCCCAGGCCATTGCAGATGGCGATCCGGTGGTCACCAATTACGCCTACGGTGCCGGCTTCGCCGTTTACATTGTGGGCTGGAGCCTCTGCTTCATTAACATTCTCTTTCTGATGCTACCGTGCTAGAGGGAAGCACCTCTGTGGCTTCCTCTTTTTACTCACTCCCCTGTGTCCGGGGAAGGGGGGTATGGCCGTGCCGTTGTGCCGCGGCAATCGCGGACGCATCCGCTG
This window contains:
- a CDS encoding amastin-like protein (TriTrypDB/GeneDB-style sysID: LpmP.20.3001), whose amino-acid sequence is MCNIPCRAGIVMYCVLQLIAFLFLLVGTPTGQFRVPNKVAFSGGSCLTVWGLKNKCTSTKWDVRTSNLWAGCPERLKRFHAAEALSVASVVVSALAFLFGVVMLCCCRCLRGLCLVLNILATGCGCAVTALMVDAFYNNHENGPAQYNTSCYALRKNGSVTQPQAIADGDPVVTNYAYGAGFAVYIVGWSLCFINILFLMLPC